The Burkholderia lata genome contains a region encoding:
- a CDS encoding methylated-DNA--[protein]-cysteine S-methyltransferase, which translates to MKNRPSTAFKYNFRAPGSDVEGPIRYAIGKTVREMILVGKSRRGICAIFLGDSHQALVDELEAEFPHNPLETDQLGLHRELVQVIAFIDKDIAEGVIDLDIGGTPFQQQVWQALCGIPAGQTRSYGEVARDLGVPEAVRAVASACAANVLAVAIPCHRVVRRDGSVSGYRWGVDRKRALLSKESEQ; encoded by the coding sequence ATGAAGAACCGTCCTTCTACTGCTTTCAAGTACAACTTCCGCGCTCCGGGCAGCGACGTCGAAGGCCCAATTCGTTATGCGATTGGAAAGACCGTCCGCGAAATGATTCTGGTCGGAAAAAGTCGCCGCGGAATCTGCGCGATCTTTCTTGGTGATTCGCATCAAGCGTTGGTCGATGAACTTGAGGCGGAGTTTCCGCATAATCCTCTAGAGACGGACCAGCTTGGACTGCACCGTGAGTTGGTCCAGGTCATCGCGTTCATTGACAAGGATATTGCCGAAGGGGTCATCGATCTCGACATTGGCGGCACGCCTTTCCAGCAGCAGGTGTGGCAGGCATTGTGTGGCATCCCTGCCGGTCAGACTCGTAGCTATGGCGAGGTAGCACGAGACCTCGGCGTACCTGAGGCGGTTCGTGCTGTCGCAAGCGCATGCGCGGCGAACGTGCTTGCAGTAGCGATTCCGTGTCACCGAGTCGTTCGTCGCGATGGATCGGTATCCGGTTATCGCTGGGGGGTGGATCGCAAGCGTGCACTGCTCTCGAAAGAGAGCGAGCAATGA
- a CDS encoding gamma-glutamylcyclotransferase: MARRVLFGKVRTWRGPYPRVTDAYEETMTTNRVVQQAFAYSEEQNSSPTLTRQLLEEGSVAALAAIDSPGMRMLTESERSASLRETLAARPAGDIWVFGYGSLIWNAAIDAVERRVARVDGWHRSFCLSITALRATADRPGLMLALDRGGSCHGAAYRLAEANIERELQLLWRREMVCGAYVPRWVDLKGISGEAIGSAIAFTIDTTVPQYAGHLEHDVVVRKLATASGTLGSARDYLFRTCEGLRASGLRDAALEHLAASVRIVHADGLLSVA, from the coding sequence GTGGCTCGTCGCGTCCTGTTCGGCAAAGTGCGCACCTGGCGCGGGCCATATCCGCGCGTCACCGATGCCTATGAGGAAACCATGACGACGAACCGTGTTGTGCAGCAAGCGTTCGCCTATAGCGAAGAGCAGAACTCATCGCCAACGCTGACGCGGCAGCTTCTCGAAGAAGGTAGCGTGGCTGCGCTTGCAGCCATCGATTCTCCTGGTATGCGGATGCTCACCGAGTCTGAACGATCGGCGTCGCTGCGGGAGACGCTGGCCGCGCGGCCGGCGGGAGACATCTGGGTTTTTGGGTACGGCTCGCTCATATGGAATGCGGCGATCGATGCCGTAGAAAGGCGTGTCGCAAGGGTCGATGGCTGGCATCGATCATTTTGCCTTTCAATCACGGCATTACGCGCGACAGCGGATCGCCCCGGGCTCATGCTTGCACTGGACCGCGGTGGGTCGTGTCATGGGGCCGCCTATCGTCTGGCCGAGGCGAACATCGAGCGCGAGCTGCAGTTGCTCTGGAGAAGAGAAATGGTCTGCGGTGCCTACGTGCCTCGGTGGGTGGATCTGAAAGGCATTTCCGGGGAGGCGATCGGCTCTGCGATTGCCTTCACCATCGATACGACCGTTCCGCAGTATGCAGGTCACCTCGAGCACGACGTCGTTGTACGCAAGCTGGCTACCGCTTCCGGTACATTGGGCAGCGCCCGCGACTACCTGTTTCGAACGTGCGAAGGTCTGCGCGCCAGCGGGCTCCGCGACGCTGCACTTGAACACCTCGCTGCCAGCGTGCGGATCGTTCACGCGGACGGTCTTCTGTCAGTTGCTTAG
- a CDS encoding ester cyclase, producing MSKEQDNKEVVGRWFTNFWGEKCDLSIVDQIAAPDMLLKYSLHEPRRGRDDIKAFMTDFRAAFPDLNFWGVTDLIAEGDFVVGQWEGGGTHTGPAFSDFLVGGLPAATGRKMRFTGTTVLRLKDGMIVEELGLDDGVTALMQLGLIQKA from the coding sequence ATGTCGAAAGAACAGGACAACAAGGAAGTCGTCGGCCGCTGGTTCACCAACTTCTGGGGCGAAAAATGCGACCTCAGCATCGTGGATCAAATCGCTGCGCCGGATATGCTCCTGAAGTACTCTCTGCACGAGCCGCGTCGCGGCCGCGACGACATCAAGGCGTTCATGACCGACTTCCGCGCGGCATTCCCGGACCTGAACTTCTGGGGTGTTACGGATCTCATCGCCGAAGGTGATTTCGTCGTCGGCCAGTGGGAAGGTGGTGGTACGCATACCGGCCCCGCATTCAGCGACTTCCTCGTCGGCGGGCTGCCGGCGGCAACGGGTCGCAAGATGCGTTTCACGGGAACGACGGTACTTCGTCTGAAAGACGGCATGATCGTCGAGGAACTGGGCCTGGACGACGGTGTCACCGCACTCATGCAGCTCGGCCTGATCCAGAAAGCCTAA
- a CDS encoding 2OG-Fe(II) oxygenase: MKLKTRREQDMTPLTYDWPGVERSLDTYGNAVLPNLLTAEQCNALAERYAKEDGFRTRIVMARHGFGRGEYKYFAYPLPPLLDGLRHALYPRLVPIANRWNRQLGSDTQFPVDLDVFLDRCHLAGQSRPTPLILEYGEGDYNCLHQDLYGDHVFPLQVAILLSAPGSDFTGGEFVMTEYSTQGQRADVVSLRQGDAVVFTVNQRPAMGQRGLRSVAMRHGVSRIRSGSRHTVGLIFHDSR, encoded by the coding sequence ATGAAGCTCAAGACTCGGCGTGAGCAGGATATGACGCCCTTGACTTACGATTGGCCGGGTGTCGAACGATCGCTCGATACTTACGGCAACGCTGTTCTTCCGAATTTGCTGACCGCAGAGCAATGCAACGCCCTTGCCGAGCGCTATGCAAAGGAGGATGGCTTTCGCACGCGAATCGTGATGGCGCGACACGGGTTCGGGCGCGGCGAATACAAGTACTTCGCGTATCCGTTGCCACCGCTGCTCGACGGGTTGCGACATGCGTTGTATCCCCGGCTTGTCCCGATTGCCAATCGCTGGAACAGGCAATTGGGTAGCGACACGCAGTTTCCGGTCGACCTGGATGTGTTTCTCGATCGATGTCACCTTGCCGGGCAGAGCCGGCCGACGCCGCTGATCCTTGAATATGGTGAGGGTGATTACAACTGCCTGCACCAGGACCTCTACGGCGACCACGTGTTCCCTTTGCAGGTAGCCATTCTGTTGTCAGCTCCCGGCTCGGATTTCACGGGTGGCGAGTTTGTCATGACGGAGTATTCAACCCAAGGCCAACGAGCAGACGTTGTCTCGCTGCGTCAGGGCGATGCAGTGGTATTCACCGTCAATCAGAGGCCTGCAATGGGGCAGCGCGGACTTCGAAGCGTGGCAATGCGACATGGCGTCAGTCGTATTCGTAGCGGCAGCCGTCACACCGTCGGCCTGATCTTTCACGATTCGAGGTGA
- a CDS encoding methylated-DNA--[protein]-cysteine S-methyltransferase: MTVRSVSTFKYVFRAPGSRVVDSIRFAVGQTTLGLVMVGRSQRGVCAIFLGDDAMALQAQLAAAFPTNELRVDQAALALELRQVIAFIDNEQPAGVIDLDICGTAFQQKVWQALCEIPAGQTRSYSDVARDLGTPEAVRAVAGACASNVMAIAIPCHRVVRSDGSVSGYRWGVERKLALLAEECAQ; encoded by the coding sequence ATGACAGTCCGTTCCGTTTCTACGTTCAAATACGTCTTCCGTGCCCCGGGCAGTCGGGTTGTCGATTCCATTCGATTCGCCGTCGGTCAAACGACGCTTGGCTTGGTCATGGTCGGACGTAGTCAACGCGGCGTGTGCGCGATCTTTTTGGGTGACGATGCAATGGCCCTGCAAGCGCAACTCGCAGCAGCGTTCCCGACCAACGAACTGCGCGTTGACCAGGCTGCGCTTGCCTTGGAGCTCAGACAGGTCATTGCGTTCATCGACAACGAGCAGCCCGCCGGCGTCATCGATCTCGATATTTGTGGGACTGCCTTCCAGCAAAAGGTTTGGCAGGCGCTGTGTGAAATACCGGCTGGCCAAACCCGGAGCTACAGCGACGTAGCGCGAGATCTCGGTACCCCGGAAGCCGTTCGGGCTGTAGCAGGCGCTTGCGCCTCAAATGTCATGGCTATTGCCATTCCTTGTCATCGCGTCGTACGCAGCGACGGCTCCGTGTCCGGCTATCGCTGGGGTGTCGAGCGCAAGCTCGCGCTGTTGGCCGAGGAGTGTGCGCAATGA
- the alkB gene encoding DNA oxidative demethylase AlkB has protein sequence MDSLHLFETEGEHLRIGADAVVLRGFALPYLHGLLRAIVDIDAIAPFRHMVTPGGFTMSVALTNCGALGWTTDRRGYRYTSVDPDTGLPWPAMPEVFARLAKEAAAAAGFDDFEPDACLVNRYAPGARLSLHQDKNEQDFNAPIVSVSLGMKAVFLFGGHERSDPTTKVPLYHGDVAVWGGVDRLRYHGVMPLKEDPHGLLGRQRINFTFRKAG, from the coding sequence ATGGATTCGCTGCATCTTTTCGAGACGGAAGGTGAACACCTCCGCATTGGCGCCGACGCCGTCGTGCTTCGTGGGTTCGCCCTGCCGTATCTGCACGGACTGTTGCGTGCAATTGTCGATATTGACGCGATCGCTCCGTTTCGGCACATGGTGACGCCTGGTGGTTTCACCATGTCTGTTGCCTTGACGAACTGCGGGGCATTGGGATGGACGACTGATCGTCGCGGCTATCGCTACACCTCTGTTGACCCCGACACTGGATTGCCGTGGCCGGCCATGCCGGAGGTGTTTGCACGGCTAGCGAAAGAGGCCGCCGCGGCAGCAGGGTTCGACGATTTCGAGCCGGATGCCTGTCTCGTCAATCGCTATGCTCCCGGCGCGCGCCTTTCGTTGCATCAGGACAAGAACGAGCAGGATTTTAATGCGCCCATCGTCTCGGTCTCTCTGGGCATGAAAGCCGTGTTTCTTTTCGGTGGTCACGAGCGCTCCGATCCCACAACCAAAGTGCCGCTTTATCACGGTGACGTGGCCGTGTGGGGAGGCGTTGATCGTCTGCGCTACCACGGTGTGATGCCGCTCAAGGAGGATCCGCATGGTCTTCTCGGACGCCAGCGAATCAACTTCACGTTCCGTAAGGCGGGATGA
- a CDS encoding ester cyclase — protein sequence MSKEEQNKEVVVRWFTEFWGKNVNFSVIDEIAAPDMLLKYSLHEPRRGREDIKAFMTDFRAAFPDLNFWGTADLIAEGDYVVGQWEGGGTHTGPAFDDFLVGGLPAATGRTMRFTGTTVLKVIDGKIVEELGLDDGVAALTQLGLIKTTAVNGDA from the coding sequence ATGAGCAAAGAAGAGCAAAACAAGGAAGTCGTCGTGCGCTGGTTCACGGAATTCTGGGGCAAGAATGTCAATTTCTCGGTGATCGATGAAATCGCCGCACCGGACATGCTGCTCAAGTACTCGCTGCATGAGCCGCGCCGCGGCCGCGAAGACATCAAGGCGTTCATGACGGACTTCCGCGCAGCGTTCCCCGATCTGAACTTCTGGGGTACGGCCGACCTGATCGCCGAAGGCGATTACGTCGTCGGTCAGTGGGAAGGCGGCGGCACCCACACCGGCCCCGCGTTTGACGACTTCCTGGTCGGCGGGCTGCCTGCTGCCACCGGCCGCACGATGCGCTTCACCGGCACGACCGTGTTGAAGGTGATCGACGGGAAAATCGTGGAAGAACTCGGGCTGGACGACGGCGTGGCCGCACTGACCCAACTCGGTCTGATCAAGACGACGGCCGTCAACGGCGACGCCTGA
- a CDS encoding LysR substrate-binding domain-containing protein: MLDLNDFRYFVRIVESGGLTAASRNLDIPKSTVSHRLQQLEAALGVRLINRTSRSLSVTDAGQLFYSHAVTMLERAEVAENAVRERLVEPIGTIRFTTAVATSLYAMRQILPDFIKRYPKIDVIEHVSDEQTDIVGGNFDLALRAHNGPLSDSALVQRKLAPAPWFLFASPDYLDRRGQPVAPDELAGHDSLFVTRHHLPFAWKLKHPSQGEVSVPLKPRLAGNDLVTLKQAAQDGLGVVALPGYVCRDEVRSGALRCILPDWLAGEATITAVLPFRHGMLPSVRVFLDFLVERIPKVVS; the protein is encoded by the coding sequence ATGCTGGATCTCAACGACTTTCGCTATTTCGTCCGAATCGTCGAATCGGGAGGACTCACGGCGGCCAGCCGGAACCTCGACATCCCGAAATCGACCGTCAGCCACCGGCTTCAGCAGCTGGAAGCCGCGCTCGGCGTGCGGCTGATCAACCGAACATCGCGCAGCTTAAGCGTGACCGACGCAGGCCAGCTCTTCTACAGTCACGCCGTCACAATGCTGGAGCGCGCCGAAGTAGCCGAGAACGCCGTCCGCGAGCGCCTGGTCGAACCGATCGGCACGATCCGGTTCACGACTGCGGTGGCCACGTCGCTCTACGCGATGCGCCAGATCCTTCCGGATTTCATCAAGCGTTACCCGAAAATCGACGTGATCGAGCACGTCAGCGACGAACAGACCGACATCGTCGGCGGCAATTTCGATCTTGCGCTGCGTGCCCATAACGGGCCGCTATCCGACTCCGCGCTCGTGCAACGCAAGCTGGCCCCTGCCCCGTGGTTCCTATTCGCCAGCCCGGACTATCTCGACCGACGTGGCCAGCCCGTCGCGCCGGACGAGCTGGCCGGGCACGATTCGCTGTTCGTCACAAGGCACCATCTTCCGTTCGCCTGGAAGCTCAAGCATCCGTCGCAGGGTGAAGTCAGCGTCCCGCTGAAGCCACGCCTCGCAGGCAACGACTTGGTCACGCTGAAACAGGCCGCGCAGGATGGACTCGGCGTCGTCGCGCTCCCTGGCTATGTCTGTCGCGACGAAGTCCGCTCCGGCGCGCTGCGCTGCATTCTGCCCGATTGGCTCGCCGGCGAAGCCACCATCACCGCCGTACTGCCGTTCCGGCACGGCATGCTGCCGTCGGTGCGCGTGTTTCTCGACTTCCTGGTTGAGCGCATCCCAAAGGTCGTGTCGTAG
- a CDS encoding adenylyltransferase/cytidyltransferase family protein: MKRIGYLSNAFDLFHVGHLNVLQYAKARCDYLVIGVTTDEVFTRVSGYKPVIPFEVRIEIVRSVRFVDSAVADDTGNYVDAWNTLRFDRLFDHSEDVGTQAEAGEIADVIVPGIEVIRLPDLPTTTSASLRGSIENLNRLAVGQRLRADRVSPSLQLAVH; the protein is encoded by the coding sequence ATGAAGCGCATCGGGTATCTTTCTAATGCCTTCGATCTCTTTCACGTCGGACATCTGAACGTATTGCAATACGCAAAGGCGCGATGTGACTACCTCGTCATCGGCGTGACAACCGACGAGGTGTTCACCAGGGTGTCCGGTTACAAGCCCGTGATCCCATTCGAAGTACGGATAGAGATCGTGCGCAGTGTGCGTTTCGTCGACTCGGCAGTTGCAGACGACACGGGGAACTACGTTGATGCGTGGAACACGCTGCGGTTCGATCGCTTGTTCGATCATTCCGAAGATGTGGGCACACAGGCAGAGGCAGGTGAAATTGCCGACGTGATCGTCCCTGGCATCGAGGTGATTCGACTCCCGGATCTACCTACGACCACGAGCGCCTCTCTTCGCGGCTCAATCGAGAATCTGAACCGACTTGCCGTTGGGCAACGGTTGCGCGCGGATCGAGTCTCTCCGAGCTTGCAGCTGGCAGTCCACTGA
- a CDS encoding DUF3892 domain-containing protein codes for MGARLTMAAIQQIRCIKRTGQSARHEAISHIGGISPSHGARWKMDIPYVISELEAGRREFFIVVDGQAAEVTVAETPDGHKYLKTTRDTATLDCLLCLPECL; via the coding sequence ATGGGCGCGAGATTGACAATGGCAGCGATACAGCAAATTCGATGTATAAAGAGAACAGGCCAGTCGGCCCGACATGAGGCGATATCTCACATCGGGGGAATCAGCCCCTCTCACGGAGCGAGATGGAAGATGGACATCCCCTATGTCATCTCGGAACTCGAGGCGGGGCGACGCGAGTTCTTTATCGTCGTCGATGGCCAGGCCGCAGAAGTGACGGTTGCGGAAACGCCAGATGGGCACAAGTATTTGAAGACTACGCGTGACACTGCAACATTGGATTGTTTGCTATGTCTACCGGAATGCCTATAG
- a CDS encoding GMC family oxidoreductase N-terminal domain-containing protein has translation MAALAGKVSASTQSGKKSRHFDVVIVGGGSAGAVLAARLSADPRRSVLLLEAGPNFAPGSYPEVLTNANVVAGSPAYDWHYHTEDAARLGHDIPVPRGRVVGGSSAVNAAVAMRARPADFARWSARGIEGWSWEAVLDAYKALENTPAGDDAWHGRDGPFPIRQRTAADNTPSMRAFVEGSQALGMRRVPDLNGADPQGVGYYALNVVDGVRVNTGIAYLTTAVRARSNLTIRGDAEVDSVVIRHKRAAGVALVGGEVIPAGEVVLASGAFGSPAILMRSGIGPQSHLSELGIATVSDLPVGNRLQDHPFFYNVYALKREANAMTPAAGAIVWTPSQSAKPGELDLQISATHLIDPKVSPTGGAIVLACAVTLPRSLGQLRLASRDPRIAPHIRYNFFSDTNDLDRMVEAVQLSREIGRTAPFSSLVDHEMAPGAGISANDPAALRANIIANAAAYLHPTSTVPMGAESDPSAVVDPLGRVRGVEALRVVDASIMPEIPSVPTNVTTIMLAERIAATMTA, from the coding sequence ATGGCGGCGCTTGCAGGCAAGGTCTCGGCCAGCACGCAATCCGGAAAGAAGTCACGACACTTCGACGTGGTGATCGTCGGCGGCGGATCGGCCGGCGCCGTACTGGCCGCCCGGCTGAGTGCGGACCCGCGGCGCAGCGTGCTGCTGCTGGAAGCCGGACCGAATTTCGCGCCCGGCAGCTACCCCGAGGTACTGACGAATGCCAACGTCGTCGCCGGCTCCCCGGCGTACGACTGGCATTACCACACCGAGGACGCGGCCCGGCTCGGCCATGATATCCCGGTGCCGCGCGGCCGCGTCGTCGGCGGCAGCTCGGCCGTCAATGCCGCAGTGGCCATGCGCGCCCGCCCTGCCGACTTCGCGCGCTGGTCCGCCCGCGGCATCGAAGGATGGTCGTGGGAAGCCGTGCTCGACGCGTACAAGGCATTGGAGAACACGCCGGCCGGCGACGATGCCTGGCACGGCCGCGACGGCCCGTTCCCGATCCGACAACGGACTGCAGCCGACAACACGCCGTCGATGCGCGCATTCGTCGAAGGCTCGCAAGCGCTCGGCATGCGGCGCGTGCCGGACCTGAACGGCGCTGACCCTCAAGGCGTCGGCTACTACGCACTCAACGTCGTCGACGGCGTGCGCGTAAATACCGGTATCGCCTACCTGACTACCGCGGTACGCGCCCGTTCGAACCTCACGATTCGCGGCGACGCGGAAGTCGACAGCGTCGTCATCCGGCACAAACGTGCAGCCGGCGTCGCGCTCGTCGGCGGCGAAGTCATCCCGGCCGGCGAGGTCGTCCTCGCATCTGGTGCGTTCGGCAGCCCGGCGATCCTGATGCGCTCGGGCATCGGGCCTCAATCGCATCTGTCGGAGCTGGGCATCGCCACCGTCTCCGATCTGCCGGTCGGGAACCGACTGCAGGACCACCCGTTCTTCTACAACGTCTACGCACTGAAGCGCGAAGCGAACGCGATGACGCCCGCCGCCGGCGCGATCGTCTGGACGCCGTCGCAAAGCGCGAAGCCGGGTGAGCTCGACCTGCAGATCTCGGCCACGCACCTGATCGACCCGAAGGTCAGCCCGACTGGCGGCGCAATTGTGCTGGCCTGCGCGGTCACGCTGCCCAGATCGCTCGGCCAGTTGCGGCTGGCAAGCCGCGATCCGCGTATCGCGCCACATATTCGCTACAACTTCTTCAGCGACACGAACGACCTCGACCGGATGGTCGAGGCGGTCCAGCTGTCGCGAGAGATCGGCCGAACAGCCCCCTTCTCGTCGCTTGTCGATCACGAGATGGCACCGGGTGCCGGCATCAGCGCCAACGATCCGGCCGCGTTGCGCGCCAACATCATCGCCAACGCCGCCGCCTACCTGCACCCGACGTCGACGGTACCGATGGGGGCCGAGTCGGATCCTTCCGCCGTCGTTGACCCATTGGGCC
- the alkB gene encoding DNA oxidative demethylase AlkB, whose protein sequence is MSTFDKDRYWSVDGREILGENAFILRGFALPGAGDLLEEISSIDARAPFRNMETPGGFRMSVAMTNCGTLGWTTDRSGYRYTVIDPDTAKRWPAMPGLLSALANNAAAVCGFPDFEPDACLINRHLPGARLSLHQDKDERDLNAPIVSVSLGMTAIFLFGGHARGDSAERVLLRHGDVVVWGGVDRMRYHGILPLKDVPHPLLGSQRINLTFRKAG, encoded by the coding sequence ATGAGCACGTTCGACAAGGACCGCTACTGGTCTGTGGATGGGCGCGAAATCCTCGGGGAGAACGCATTCATTCTCCGAGGATTTGCGCTGCCCGGCGCGGGCGATCTCCTCGAGGAGATCTCAAGTATTGATGCTCGCGCACCCTTTCGAAATATGGAGACGCCTGGTGGCTTCCGAATGTCTGTCGCAATGACGAACTGCGGGACGTTGGGTTGGACGACGGATCGGAGTGGCTACCGTTACACCGTCATCGATCCGGACACAGCCAAGCGTTGGCCGGCAATGCCGGGGTTGCTGTCAGCACTCGCGAACAACGCTGCGGCAGTCTGCGGTTTCCCTGATTTTGAGCCCGATGCTTGTCTGATTAATCGGCACCTGCCCGGGGCGCGCCTCTCATTGCATCAGGACAAGGACGAGCGCGATCTCAACGCACCAATCGTGTCGGTGTCTCTAGGAATGACAGCCATATTCCTGTTTGGTGGGCACGCGCGCGGTGATAGCGCCGAACGCGTTCTCCTCCGCCATGGAGACGTTGTTGTATGGGGAGGCGTCGATCGAATGCGGTATCACGGGATACTGCCACTGAAGGACGTCCCGCATCCGTTACTTGGTAGCCAACGGATAAACCTCACGTTCAGGAAGGCCGGATAA